The sequence GCCATCATTGTCGGCGCGGGAATCGCAGGCCTGGCAACAGCCTGGTGGCTCGACAGAGCTGGCTGGACCTCGATTATTGTCGAAAGAGCCGCCAGCGTGCGAGAAGGAGGCTATGTCGTCAGTCTTTCCGGCTGCTGCCTCGACACTCTCAAGCAGATGGTCGTCTTCgacgagctcaaggctcGATCGTACAACTTTGATGAAAACCTCATCAAGGACACAAAGGGCCGCGAAATGCTCCGGTTGCACTACGCTGATGTGCATGGCGGGCTGGATAGCTTTGCTGTGCGTCGAGGTGACCTTGCCGATGTCCTTTTTAAAGCCTTGCCAGCGACGGCATCTATTCAATTCGACCAGACGCTTGAAACCGTCATAGACGACGGAGACAAAGTCAAAGCAACCTTGAAAGGTGGTGAAACCATCGAGGCCGACCTCTTGATCGGCACCGACGGGATCCGCTCCTCCATCAGAAACCAGTTCTGGAAAGGCGTCGATTGTCTGGAGGACCTCGGCTACTCTTACGCGGTATACGAtgtcgacgagaagaaggagctcgaggcgtCATGTGTCTCTTTCAACAGCCCGGGACATCTCGATGTATTCTACTGTCTGCGGAATGAACGATTGGCTGCAATGCACATCTGGCGAGGCGACTTCGCCCATCTTCAAGAACGAGACGATCGTTTCGGCATTCTCCGCAAGGTCACAGATGGAGGAGCCGCGCAGGTGACCGAAATTATCGACAAGGCAGAAGCAGCTGACAGCGCTGTCATCATTGATGGCCTAACCATGGTGTGCTTGCCACAATGGTCCAAAGGGCGCGTTCTTCTCGTCGGAGACGCGGCTCACTGTCTCACGCTCCTCTCCGGTCAAGGTGCCGGCATGGCCCTCACATCTGCCGAGATCTTGGGCAAGGCATTGATGGCGACCAAGGGCATCCCACAGGCTCTCGCCAACCACGAGAAGAAGCTCCGCCCCGTCATCGAAAATCTTCAGCGCCGCAGTAAGAAGATGGCGACCATGTACATCCCAAAGAGCACCTGGGGGTATCATTTCAGAAACCTTGTGCTCAAGCTTCTGCCGAGTTCGTGGATTGCTTCGTGGCATGTGAGCAGtgccaaggtcgagatggaCCTGGCCACAGTTAAGACCTGAGAGGTGTCGGCTGCATTCATAACCGCAAGTTGAGGGGTGCTCTCAAGGATCGCAAGGAGTCTCCAAAGCAAGCGATTCGTCTCAGATTCCATTAATGTCTAGTAACCCGTGGTCAAAATGATCAACTGCGTGACCACGTTCAAACCTTGTCCACCTGCGTCTCTTCTGTCTTGAACGCCTCCGGGTATAATTCAACCATCTTCTCATAAGCCTTCTGAGCCCTGCTCTTGAGATCCCATTCTGCATCTATGCTTGCTGTATCCGCAACCTCCTGTAGCTTCGAGGCCCAGAGCTTCCACCTTGCTGGCGTCACCTCAACGCGGTACTTTTTTGCAGGCTGTTTCACTTCCTTGATGTAGGCATCTCCTGCAATCAGAATGTAGTTAGCCTGCGCAACAACTTGGGCCTTTCGACCAATGTTGGTTGCTAATTCTCCTGAAGTACGTGTTTCGAAAGCACTTTCAAAATCGCCGGAAATCCAACGGGTCCCGTCAGCATCCAACAGGCCTGCGCTGAAGAGCTTCGCTAGTAGAGCTGATTTGTTGACCCATGAATGAGAAGTCTGGCTCGCAGTCCGGAATTCTTTGTCTCTGGTAACTCCCTGGGCTGTAGACGGAAGATCATATGAGCATCACAATAATAGGCCACGGGGCTGGCTTCTACTCACCATGACTGCTATTCCAATCTTCGGCCACAGCAGCCTCAAGCCCCCATCCGAAATAAATGAATTGAGGGTCCCATTAGTCGTTAGCGCACCGGACAATGATGGTCAACAAATTAAGGGAGCTCACCTCCTTGCTGAACTCATCTGCTGCATCGCGCTTGATACCAATCAAGAAGTTGGCAAGCCTGTCATGTCTGATGTCCGTGAAGGAAATTTTGCCCACTGTCTCAAAGACAGCGATGGAGATCTCATTTAGGATGTCCCCAGCGGCATACTCAGGCGGCTGTCTTCTCCCAAAGTCTTTTCCGGCAAAACCAGCAACGTAATGCTCGTGGAACCGtttgatggccttggggaTTGCAGTGTCGTCGCTGTCGGGTGCGAGGAGCAAATCTCGGATAATCTCAAAGTACATGGCGCCAGAGTCGAATTGTTCATTTCCCTCAGCTATTCTATCCTCCACATGTGCCAACCAAGGGGGCCTGTCTGAGGTTGCCAGTGGCTGAACGTCATTCGACTTTGATTCATCGATATTGTTGCTCATGGTAGCAGATGTGACAATTGTGAAAGCACGAGAGTGCGGAAGGAGGAGGTTCGATAGAAGGAGAGAAATATCTGGTGACTCTCGGTTATGCAAGGACAAAGGAACAGACAAAGCCTTGTCAATACCAGGCTTGTCGATGGAGGTAGCTTGCTGGGCTGCCTGCAGAGAAGCTTAGCGGCAACGCAACAACGGTATTTCGATTTGCCGCGGGGGTTTGACTGCGCCATCTGCTGTTGTCCAATCACATTGTCACAGCGGCATGCGCGGCAAGACTCAGGTGACAGGATGCCGATGATCTTACAACGTATGAGAATCGATATGCTTAAGTGAGGAGGCCACGAAATCCCTCATAGCTAAGGAGATGATACTTTAGTACGAGTTTGTTGCTTTTGTATGGATAGCCGGTACGTCATGTATTGTGAACCTCGAGGAAGTGAGGAGCTCTAATGAACTGTATGGACATGTACCGGGGATCTATTCGAGTTAACCTGTGTGAATGGTTATGCTCTTTCTATTTCATCTCTTCGTATCCTCTGTTAAACCAAGCGGCTTTTGGTTATGAATTGGTGGCGACCTCACCCCTGATCGTTTCCTGGACCAGTCCTGTTGGCCTCATTCTTCTCTCGACATCGAGCCAGTTCGAGATCTTCAAACAGTAATAAATGCCTAGCATCCCCGGTCTTCTAACTCAATCAACCCaccaagggccgggcttcaactacaaCAAAGAGCACGTTGTGGTTCCCCTCACAACTCACCTCACTCTAATTGATATCCTTTGAGGACTACATACCGCGAGTAAACTAAACTGTCCCCCTCCGCTATCCGTCTCGGTCAAAATGGGCGATCCTCTTAGTGTCACTGCCTCAGTCGTAGGTATTGTTGTCGCTGCTGTCCAGGGCGTGCAGCTCCTCTCCAACACCATCG comes from Fusarium falciforme chromosome 11, complete sequence and encodes:
- a CDS encoding FAD-binding-3 domain-containing protein; its protein translation is MESKPKAIIVGAGIAGLATAWWLDRAGWTSIIVERAASVREGGYVVSLSGCCLDTLKQMVVFDELKARSYNFDENLIKDTKGREMLRLHYADVHGGLDSFAVRRGDLADVLFKALPATASIQFDQTLETVIDDGDKVKATLKGGETIEADLLIGTDGIRSSIRNQFWKGVDCLEDLGYSYAVYDVDEKKELEASCVSFNSPGHLDVFYCLRNERLAAMHIWRGDFAHLQERDDRFGILRKVTDGGAAQVTEIIDKAEAADSAVIIDGLTMVCLPQWSKGRVLLVGDAAHCLTLLSGQGAGMALTSAEILGKALMATKGIPQALANHEKKLRPVIENLQRRSKKMATMYIPKSTWGYHFRNLVLKLLPSSWIASWHVSSAKVEMDLATVKT